The genomic window ATTTTATGTCTTGGGATGGCTTTTATCGTTATGCCATTGTCTCTGATTGTTTTCGGGGTTTCTTATGCATTGATGATTATTGTCATCGGCTTTTTTCTTATGCTCTTTGTAGGCCCCACATTGTTCAACGTGATTACATTTTTAATGTATGATTATTTCAATTCTACGCGAGGCTTTTTTGAAAGCCTAAGCTATTCCATACGGGCTCAGTTCTCTTATTCAAACGCCAGAGAAGGTTCTCCTTATTGGAAATATTGGGGAAGTACGCTTATTATTTCCATCATTTTGTATGTCATTTCAATGATTTTTACAGCTATACCGATGATGATGTTTTTTGCGACATTAACCACTACGGCTCCGGACGGAAACTTTGAGCAGAATCCTCTTGGCGGTAGCTTTGGAATTGTGTTTTTTGTCCTGTACGGAATTTCATTATTGGTTTCGTTCTTTACTTCAAATCTACTGTATGTAAATGCGGGGTTGATGTATTATGATAACAGAACAGACCTTCACCAGAAAATGGAATTGGCAGAAATTGATACGATTGGAATTAATGAATAAGATCCTTCTTTTTTTACTTTTTATCACAACCGGGTTTTCTTTTGCGCAGGAAAGCGAACCTGCGTCTGCTGTAGAAGTTGAAGCAATCGATTCCTTAAGCGGGGAACATTATAGAGGAATGAATCGTGCAGATTCCGTATTGTTGAAACAACCGGTTACGGAAAACACGGTTTACCCCAAGAAAATTAAAGAAAATATACAGTCGAGATACAAAGGAAACGAGTTTGATTATTCTACCTCGAAGCCCAGAGAATCTTTTTTTGAAAAGCTTCAGCGGAAAATTATCAAAATCATCGAAAGTATTTTTGGGAAAACCAGTGTAAGCAGCTCAGGAAAAATTACAGAAGTACTGATACGCTTATTTGCCATAGTTTTAATCGGGTTTTTGTTATACTTTATCATCAAATACTTACTGGGGAAAAACGGCAATTTTATTTTCAGCAAGAAAAATAAAAAGCTGGATATTGAAGCGAAAGAACTTCATGAAAATATTCATGAAATCAACTTCCCGGAAAGTATTGCGCGGTTTGAAAATAATGGAGATTACCGGTCTGCAGTTAGATATCAGTTCTTGTTTATTCTGAAAAAGATGAGCGACCGTAAAATTATCGTCTGGAATCCGGAAAAAACCAATAAAGATTATGTGGCAGAATTAAAAGAAAAACATTTGAAGAGTGAGTTTTCAAATCTGTCATATATTTTCGATTATGTTTGGTACGGCGAGTTCAGTATCGATAAGGAAGATTATTCCAGATTTAAACAGCAATATCAATCTTTCAAACTGTAATTAATTGTAGATAAAATGAACAAGACTTTCAAAATATATGCTTTGATATTCATCATTATTATGGTGATACTGGCATTGCTTGAAGTGAATAAAAAGGAAGTTACGGATTGGCGCAAAAACTTTGATGTAGATGAAAAATCTCCTTTCGGACTATTTGTTTTCAACCATGAAAGCAAAGATCTTTTTAAAGAAAAGCTGAAAAAAGTTGATGTTTCGGCTTATGAATTTTACAATCAGAATAAAAATAAACCTGTTCACAATATTCTTGTAGTAGAAAGTGAAATCGATATGGAATCCTGGAAAAAAATAATGGATCAGGTTTCCCGAGGTTCCGATGCGATGATTATTGCAAGTCAGCTTCCTAAACCTATTTCAGACGGCATTGGTTATTATGATTCTCAGATTTCTTTCGAAGATGAAAATTATTTAAAACTTACCGATAAAAAATATCAGGGTGATTTTATCCATTTAGATAAATTCCCATCAGGAAGAGGATTTTCTTATATAAAACCCGGAGTTGAGGTACTGGGAAAAACGGTTGAAAAAAATAATTCAGACCAAGTGAATTTTATCAAAGCAAAATTCGGGAAAGGTAATTTCTATGTGCATTGCGAACCGTTGTTCCTCACCAATTATTATTTGCTTAAAAAAGGAAATGTAAAATATTTTCAGGATGTATTTTCTTACCTTCAGGACAGAGATACGCTCTGGTTTGTAGAAAGCAACACGAAAGAATCCAGGTTTTTTATGAGGTTTATCCTGTCAAAACCAGCATTGAAATACGCTTGGTGGGTATTTTTAGGCGGATTGGTGTTGTTTATTATATTTAATGCCAAAAGAAAACAAAGAGTAGTCCCAATCATAGAACCCTTAAGAAATACATCGGCAGAATTTGTAAAAAGCATCGGTAATTTATACCTTCAGGAAGGGGATTTCCATGATATGATGGCAAAAAAAGCTCAGTATTTTTTAAATAAAGTGAGGCTCGATCTTTTAATAGATACTCAGAATCTGGATGAGGATTTTGCCAAAAAACTTCAATTAAAAACAGGAAAACCGGTAGAAATGATTGCTGAGGCAATTACGTTAATCAAAAAAGGACAGGATCCTTATGCCAATGTGATGAAGGAAGATCTTGTGAGAATGAATAAGCTGCTGGATGAAATCATTAAAATATAACAATCTAATAATCTGGTAATGTAATAATATTGAAAAACGTATTCCATTCAATTGGTAAACTGTTAAATTGATACATTATTAGATTGAAAAACATAATAGTATGGAAAATTTTGAAAACCCAAATTTAGACAATCAGACTTCTGTAGATTTTGAAAAAAAAGAAGGTGATTTTCAGTCTCGTATAGACATGATCGAACTTCGTGCAAGTTTAGAGAAAGTAAAAACTGAAATCGCAAAAGTGATTGTCGGTCAGGAAGACATGATCGAACATCTTCTGGCTGCGCTTTTATCGAATGGTCATGTGCTTATAGAAGGTGTTCCGGGAGTAGCAAAAACCATTACAGCAAAATTACTGGCAAAAACGATTGATGTAGATTTTAGCCGAATTCAGTTTACTCCTGATCTGATGCCTTCAGATATTTTGGGAACCTCGGTTTTCAGTGTGAAAAATTCAGAATTTGAATTTAAAAAAGGACCTATCTTTTCAAACTTTGTCCTGATTGATGAGATCAACAGATCACCTGCTAAAACACAGTCGGCTCTTTTTGAAGTCATGGAAGAAAGACAGATCACAATGGACGGAACCCGTTATGCAATGGATGAGCCGTTCTTGGTTGTCGCTACCCAAAACCCGATTGAACACGAAGGAACTTACAGGCTTCCCGAGGCCCAGCTGGATCGTTTTCTTTTCAAGATTAATGTGAAATACCCGAATCTTGAGCAGGAAATCACGATCATTAAAAATCAGCACGAAAGCAAAAAAGAAGATAAAACAGAAGTTGTGGAACGTGTCATTACGGCTCAACAGCTTAAAAATTATCAGCATCTGGTAAAAGAGATCATTGTAGAATCCCAGCTGATAGAATATATTGCTAAAATCATCATCAATACCAGAGAAAACCAGTTTTTATACTTAGGAGCTTCTCCAAGAGCGAGTTTAGCATTGTTGACGGCTTCAAAAGCTTTTGCAGCATTAAGAGGAAGAGATTTTGTAACCCCGGAAGACATCAAAGAGGCAAGTTATGCAGTATTAAGACACAGAGTCATTGTTTCGCCTGAAAGAGAAATGGAAGGGCTGACTGCCGATGAAATCATTCGACAAATTTTAGAAGGAATAGAGATTCCTAGATAGGTAAAAGGTAGCAGATAAGAGTTTAATGAATCACTTTTAAAGGTTTGAGGAATGGCTAATTTTAAAGAGCTTTTAGTTTGGCAAAAGTCGATTGATTTTGTAATTGAAATTTATAAAATTACTGAAGCTTTCCCTAAAACTCAATTAATTATTTTCAGAAATCTTAATTTTTTAAAAGAAGAAAACTATCAAAAATTAAATCAGAACATTATCGAAATCTCAAAAATGCTGAACGGACTTATTAATTCCTTGAAGTAAATTTAAACAATCACTAAAAAACTGCAACCTAAAATCTAAGATCTGCAACCTCACAAATGAAAAACCTATACATCAATACACGCTTTTTCTTCGCACTCATCGGAGTGGGGATTATCTATGTTTTTGCATTTTTCTTTCCTTTCCTGATGATTGTTGCTCATGCTTTATTGTTGATCTGTTTTCTGGCGGTAATGGTAGATTATCTGTTTGTTTTTAATAAAAAAGAAGGAGTTTTATCACAGAGGATATTGCCGGAAAAGCTGTCAAACGGTGATGAAAACCCTGTAAAGATTGATATTAAAAATAACTATCGGTTTAAAATTCATGTAAAAGTGATTGATGAGATTCCTTTTCAGTTTCAGAAAAGAGATTTCATGATCGAAAAAAACATTGAAGCAGGCAGAAATTCATTTTTTGAATACATTTTAGAGCCTAAAGAAAGAGGAGAGTACAGCTTTGGAGCTTTAAACATTTTTGTTTCTTCCCCTTTAGGTTTTGTTGCCAAAAGGTTTACCTTTCAGAAAGATGCGATGCTTCCTTCCTATCCGTCATTTATTCATTTAAGAAAATATGAATTGATGGCGCTTCAAAACGAGTTTTTATTGGGAGGAATCAAAAAAATACGAAAACTGGGGCATACCATGGAATTTGAGCAGATCAAAGAATATGTTCCCGGAGACGATGTAAGAACGATCAACTGGAAAGCGACTTCCAAAGCCAATCGATTGATGGTGAATCAGTTTCAGGATGAAAAGTCTCAACGTATTTTTATGTTGGTCGATAAGGGAAGGACGATGAAAATGCCGTTTAACAGATTAAGCCTTCTTGATTATTCGATCAATGCAACGATGGCCTTGTCTCATATCATTCTGAAAAAAGGAGATCGGGCAGGAATGATGACTTTCTCTAAAAAAGCTGAAAACAGGGTTGCTGCAGATAATAAATCCGGACAGCTAAAGAAAATTTCTGAAGCTTTATATAACGTTAAAACAGACTTCTTCGAAAGTGACTTTAACAGACTATATCAGGATGTAAAATATTCACTTAACCAAAGAAGCCTGGTTTTGTTATTTACCAACTTTGAAACGTTAGACGGGCTGAACAGGCAGTTAAAATATCTTCGTGGAATTGCTAAAAACCATTTACTGGTGGTAGTTTTCTTTAAAAACTCAGAGATACAGACATTGATGCATAAAAATCCTGAAAATATGCAGGAGATCTATGATGAAATTGTCGCTGAAAAATTTGAATTTGAGAAAAAACTAATCATTCAGGAGCTTAGAAAATATGGTATTTATTCAGTCTATACACTTCCTGAAAACTTAAATATCGATGTGATCAATAAATATCTTGAGATAAAAGCGAGAGGAATTTTATAATTTTGCAATAAGCAATAAGCAATAAGCAATAAGCAATAAGCAATAAGCAATAAGCAATAAGCAATAAGCAATAAGCAATAAGCAATAAGCAATGAAAATAACACTAAATAGAATCAACGACGATTTTTTATTTGAATGTACCAACTCACAAGGGAATTCAATTTTACTGGATAATACTTCTCAGCCCGGAGTAAAAGGAGTTTCTCCTATGGAAAGTGTTTTGATGGCAGTGGCAGGATGTAGTGGAATCGACGTAGTTTCTATCCTGAAAAAGCAGAGACAGGAAATTACAGATTTTAAAGCTGAGGTTGAAGGAGAACGTGTTCCTGTAGAAGATGCAAAACCATTCAAAGCGATTAAGGTTAAATTTCTGTTAGAAGGAAATATTGACCCTAAAAAAGCACAGAAAGCAGCTCAGCTATCTTTTGAAAAATACTGTTCTGTTTCGAAAACATTAGAACCTAATGTAGAAATAGGGTACGAAGTTTTTGTAAACGGAGAACAGGTAACTAATTAGAATAAGATTACTAATATTTTAGGGTATCAGAATTTGAACATTTTGTTCGGTTCTGATACCCTAATTTTTTAATTCATTTACATTAATCTCGGTTTCATCAGCTTTGCCACAGTTGCAGTCCATCCCGTTTGATGCGATGCGCCGACTCCGCGACCATTGTCACCGTGGAAGTATTCAAAAAAGGTGATGTAATCTTTAAAGTTTTCGTCAAAATTAAACTTTGCATTTCCTCCGTTGAACGGGCGTTGCCCGCTTCCATCCTTTAAAAAAATAGAACATAATCTGTTGCTTATATTCTGAGCGACTTCATCAAGATTTCGTTTATCACCGCTTCCGGTCGGGAATTCTACTTTCAGACTATTGCCGTAATAATAATGAAAACGCTGTAAACTTTCCACAATCAGGAAATTGATGGGGAACCAAATCGGTCCTCTCCAGTTGCTGTTTCCTCCGAACATTCGACTGTCACTTTCAGCAGGAGTATAATACACAACATTTTCAACACCATGAACAGAAAATACAAAAGGATTTTCTTCATATACTTTTGACATGGCACGGATTCCGTACGTACTTAAAAACTCTTTTTCATCAAGCATTCTTGTTAATACCTTGCTTAATCTGTTCTTACGGAGAATACTCATAAGATGTTTTCTTCCCTGTCCTTCTTCATCCCAGTGAGAAACAAGTTTTGTAAGCTCAGGTTTATTTTTCAGGATCCATTCCATTCTTGCGGTGAAGTTGGGCATGTTTTCCAATAATTTATGATCAACAATTTCCACCGCAAACATTGGAATCAGGCCGACAATACTTCTTAATCTTAAAGAAACGCTGTCACCATTTCCAAGCTGGAGCACATCATAGAAAAATCCGTCTTCCTCGTTCCAGAGCCCTTTTGTTCCTTCCCCGAGGTTTTCCATCGCTTCCGCGATATAAAGATAATGTTCAAAAAACTTAATGGCCATATCTTCATAAACCTGGTAGTATTGAGCCAGTTCCATCGCAATTCGCATCATGTTTAGGGCATACATTGCCATCCAGCTTGTTCCGTCGGCTTGCTCAAGATGCTGTCCGTCTTTTAAAATCATATTTCGGTCAAAAGCACCGATATTATCCAAACCAAGGAAACCTCCACCAAAAATATTTTTACCGTTTTTATCCTTTCGGTTCACCCACCATGTGAAATTCAGAAGGAGTTTCTGGAAAACTTTTTCTAAAAATAAAAGGTCAGGTTTTCCGTTTTGCTTCTCATCAATTTTAAAGACACGGAAACAGGACCACGCATGTACAGGCGGGTTTACATCACTTAAGTTCCATTCATACGCAGGAAGCTGTCCGTTCGGGTGCATATACCATTCCTTCGTCAGCAAAAGAAGCTGTCCTTTGGCGAATTCAGCATCAATAATGGCAAAAGGAACACAGTGAAATGCCAAATCCCAGGTCGCATACCAAGGATATTCCCACTTATCGGGCATGGAAATAATGTCTTTATTATGCATATGATTCCATTCCGTATTTCGTACATAATTGCCAAAATCTCTAGGAGCATCAAAATTAGGATCGCCTTTCAGCCATTTTCCGACATTGTAATGATAAAACTGTTTGTTCCAAAGTAACCCTGCAAAAGCCTGTCGCTGAACATTTTTTTCATCATTATCCACTACATCGCTCTGGATTTCATTATAAAATTCATTAGCTTCATCCAATCTCTGTGCAAATATTTGATCAAACTGATCAAACGGTTCATCCAGACCATCAGGAGATAGCCTGAAATCAAAAGTTTTAGATGCTCCCGCTTCGATGGTTTCGTCGATCAGGAACGAAGCTTTGGTTCCTGTTTTTTCAGGATTTATAGTATTGCTTCCATAAATGATATGATCATTAATTCCGTCTTTGAAATAAGTATTGCCCGGGTAAGGGGTACCGTATAATTTCGGATTGTTGGTTTCATTTTCACAAAAAACACTCTGAACATTATTGTTTCTTGAATAAAACTTTTTAATGGAAATGCTGTCATGGCTTATGTCGATAGTTCCTTCGTCCGTAGCATTTAATTGTGCTTTGTAAGTGTTGTATCCCCATTTCCAATTATTTCTGAACCAAACAGTTGGCGCAATTACAAGAGGAGCATTGATCTCACTTCTGTTGCAGACCGTAATTCGTATTAAAATATCGTTGTGATCTGCTTTAGCATATTCAATAAAAATATCGAAATATTCATCTTTATCAAAAATTTCGGTATCAATGATTTCGTATTCGGGTTCCTTTTTACTTCTCTTAGCATTCTCAGAACGGATTTTATCATAAGGAAAAGCATTGATAGGATATTTATACACCATCTTCATATAGCTGTGGGTAGGTGTATTATCCAGATAGTAAAAAATTTCCTTGATGTCTTCCCCATGATTTCCTTCAGGGTTGCTTAGTCCAAAGAAACGTTCTTTTACGATTTTATCTTTTTTGTTCCAAAAAGAAAAGGCAAAACAGAAAAGCTGCTTTACATCGGATATTCCGGCAATTCCCTCTTCTCCCCAACGGAAGGCATAGCTTTCTGCGGTATTATGGTTGGCAAAATTCCATGCATCACCGTTCGAGCTGTAGTCTTCACGTACATTTCCCCACTGTCGGTTGCTTACGTATGGACCCCAGTTTTTCCAGTCCGGATCTTTTAGTCTTTGTTTTTCAGCAGTCATATTTCAGCATTTTTCAATACGAAGTTAGTTTTTTTAGGAAAAAATTCCAACATGCTGAATCTGAAGAAAAATTAATATTGTGCTGTAGTTCTTTTGTTTAAAGAGGGTTTAGCTTTAAAATAATTTTTTTTAATATGTAAAAGAAATGTTTTATCTTTGCATCATTCGTTCATTCAAATATTGAAAATGTTATCAAGAAAGGTTGAGGGATTAGACCCGATGAAACCTTAGCAACCCTTTGTGAAAGCAAAGAAGGTGCTACGTTCTACCGAATTTATTTTTGGACAGATAACTTACTGAAGTTCTTCAGCCATTTCCTGTGGCATTTTCAATTGTATTAAAGCATAATAGAATTGAAAACAGAACTAAACTATATTAATTTTACATATCAGACAGATTCCCTAAAGGAATACAATATCTCGTTGAGCTACCAGCTTTTCGGAAAAGACTTGTTTTCAGCACCGATCATTTTAGTTAATCATGCCTTAACCGGAAATTCAAATGTTTCTGGTGAAAACGGATGGTGGAAACAACTGATTGGGGAAGACCAGGTAATTGATACTAATATATATTCGGTTCTGTGTTTCAATATTCCCGGAAACGGTTACGATGATTTTTTTATTGATGAGTACGAAGATTTCACGCCTTCAGATATTGCCAATATCTTTTTACAAGGTCTTGAAATATTACATATTAAATGTTTACACGCCATTATTGGAGGCTCTTTGGGTGGGGGAGTCGGTTGGGAAATGCTGGCAAAAAATCCACATTTAGCCGAGATTTTTATCCCTATTGCCTGCGATTTTAAAACTCATGACTGGCTTCATGCACAATGTCTGGTTCAGAAGTTTTTATTAAACCATGACGATGAACCTCTTCAAAAAGCCAGGATTCATGCGATGCTTTGCTACAGGACACCGGAATCTTTAAATGACAGATTTCAAAACAAATATAATCAGGAAAAACAACGATTAGAGTCGGAAGACTGGCTTGTTTATCATGGGAATTCTTTAAACGAAAGATTTAGTTTGAAATCTTATAAACTGATGAACCATTTACTGATGAATATCAATGCAGATGAAAAAAAACTAAAAAAAATACAAGCACGAATGCACTTGATCTCAGTAGATACAGATTTGTTTTTTCCGGCGTCAGAGATTCGAATGTGCTTTGAAAAACTGAAAGAAAAAAAGGAAAATGTTTTCTATCACGAGATACAATCAATTCATGGGCACGATGCCTTTTTAATGGAGTATAAACAATTAAATAATATAATAAAACCTATTCTGAAAATATGACAACATCAGATATTATCAACATCTATCAAAACAAAGCACTGGTAAATTTTGAAGGAAAGGACTTCCTTGGACACATTGGAGTGGATTCCAGAATTTTCAGAGTGCTGAATGATACAGGAATTAGTGTAGGAGTAATTTCTCAACAAGCGATTGAGAACGGAATTTCTGTTTTGGTAGATGAAAATGATGCGGAAGATGCAGTACGTGTTCTTTCTGAAGAATTTAAAAACGAAAAAGCAAAAGGAGCGGTAAGTAATATCTACAGTATCAATAATGTAGCGGTAATCGGATTTGTATCTGAAAATTACAATAAGATCCTTTCCGAGCTTCAACGAAATAAAATTTTCCCGTTGCTGTTAAACCAAATCGCATCTGCAGGAAGAGTAAATATAGTGGTAACCGACAATCAGACGGAGATTGCAAAAAATATCGTAGAAACTGAAATCTATGGAAAACCAAAAGTGGTTCATCTAGCTTTAATCGGACACGGAAATGTAGGAGGAACTTTGGTAGAGCAGATTTTAGATTCTTCACACGATATTTTAACGAGAAAAAGATTGCAGTTGAAAATCGTTGCGATAGCCAATTCTAAAAAAATGGCTTTGAACAAAGGTGGTTTTGGAAGTGACTGGAGACAGAAAGTAAACTATTCTCAAACAGAATCCAGTGTAGAAGGTCTTATCGATTATGCAAAAGAACATCATCTGGAAAACCTGGTGATGGTAGATAACACGGCGAGTAAAGATTTTGTAAAACATTATGATGTGTTTGTGGATAATGGTTTTGATATTGTTTCATCCAATAAAATCTATAATACACTTCCTATAGCAAGTTATAGAAGCTTAAGAAAATCATTGGAGAAAAATAAAAAACAATATCTGTACGAAACCAATGTAGGTGCAGGTTTACCGTTAATTGATACCATAAAATTATTACACCTTTCAGGAGAAAATATTACGAGAATCAAAGGCGTTTTCTCAGGGACGTTGAGCTATGTTTTCAATAATTTTTCTTTGAGAAATGATAAATTTTCAACCATTATCAATGAAGCACTGGAAAAAGGATTTACAGAACCTGATCCAAGAGAAGACTTATCCGGAAATGATGTCGCAAGAAAATTATTGATTTTGGCAAGGGAGTTAGATTTAATTAATGAATTTGAAGATATCAATATTCAAAATCTGGTACCTGAAAGCCTGCTTTCTGTTTCAAAATCAGAATTCCTTTCAAGATTGGAAGAACTGGATAAAGAATATCAGAAAATTAAAGACAGTCAGGAACCGGGACACGTATTGAGATACGTTGGAGATTTACATGGAGACTTGCAAAAAGAAAAAGGTGAACTTGATGTAAAATTGGTTTCTGTTCCTGCAACTTCTGCCTTAGGACAGCTGAAAGGTTCAGATTCAATCTTCGAGATTTACACGGAAAGTTATGGTGAAAACCCGATCGTGATCATGGGAGCCGGAGCCGGAGCCAAAGTGACGGCAAGAGGGGTCTTCGGAGATATTTTAAGACTAAGTGAAAAAAAATAAAATAATACAAAAAATAATGTAACAATATAACAATGTAGCAGTTTATCAGAGATTTCAACCTCTGTCATTCTGAATGAAACGAGGTGAAATGAAGAATCTTATGTTTACATTGCTACACTGTTAAATTGGTAAATTAAAATTTTTATGGAAAATTTTGAAACCTTCGCAATAAGAACCCAAACTGAAAGAACTCAGTTTGACGAACATTCAACGCCTTTATATCTTACGTCCAGCTTTATTTTTCAGGATGCGGAAGATATGAGAGCGAGCTTTGCAGAAGAAAAACCGAAGAATCTTTACAGTCGGTTTTCAAACCCGAATGTAACGGAATTTACAGATAAGATTACCAAAATGGAAGGAGCAGAAGCGGGCTATGCTTTTGCAACAGGAATGGCCGCGATTTATTCAACTTTCGCTACGTTGTTAAATGCAGGAGATCATATCGTAAGCTGTCAGTCGGTTTTCGGTTCTACCCATACGTTGTTCACTAAATATTTCCCGAAATGGAATATCGAAACAACCTATTTCAAAGCCGAAGATGCGGAAAACGTAGAAAAATATATTCAGCCGAACACTAAGATTTTATATCTGGAAACACCGACCAATCCTGCGATTGAAGTGTTAGACTTAGAATTTTTTGGACAAATTGCTAAAAAACATAATCTGATTTTCATTGTGGATAACTGTTTCGCAACACCATATTTACAACAACCTATTAAATACGGAGCAGACATCGTTGTACATTCAGCTACTAAACTGATTGACGGTCAAGGTCGCGTTTTGGGTGGAGTAGCAGTCGGTAGAGAAGATCTGATCCGCGAGATTTATCTTTTTGCAAGAAATACAGGACCGGCAATGTCGCCTTTCAATGCTTGGGTGTTGTCTAAAAGTTTAGAAACATTGGCAATACGAGTTGAAAAACATTGCGAAAACGCTTTAAAAGTGGCCGAGTTTTTAGAAAACCATCCGAATGTGGAACTGGTAAAATATCCTTTCCTGCCTTCACATCCAAGCTATGAAATTGCTAAAAAGCAAATGAAGTTAGGAGGAAATATTGTTGCCTTCGAAATCAAAGGAGGGATTGAAGGTGGAAGAAACTTTTTAGATAAAATTAAAATGTGTTCACTGTCCGCCAATTTGGGAGATACAAGAACGATTGTGACACATCCTGCTTCTACAACCCATTCAAAATTGTCTGATGATGAAAGAAACGAAGTTGGAATTACAGCCGGTTTGGTGCGTTGCTCAGTTGGGTTAGAAAATGTGGAGGATATTATCGCAGATTTAAAACAGGCACTGGATTAATTAATAGGAACGGGCTTTAGCCCGTTTCAAATAAGGAAATACAAAATTGGCTTTAGCCGAAATATAAAATGAAAAATTCAGAACAACTATACAAAGCATTATCCGAAAGAATTTTAATTCTTGACGGAGCAATGGGAACGATGCTTCAGCGATATAAATTCGAGGAAGAAGATTATCATGGTGAGCGTTTCAAAGATTGGGAACATCCGGTAAAAGGAAACAATGATTTGTTGTCATTAACGCAGCCTCAGGCGATTGAAGAAGTTCACAGAAAATATCTCGAAGCAGGAGCAGATATCATCGAAACCAATACGTTTTCGGGAACTACAATTGCAATGGCAGATTACCACATGGAAGATCTCGTGTATGAATTGAACTATGAATCTGCAAAAATCGCCAGAAAAGCCTGTGACGAATACACTGCTCAAAATCCGGACAAACCGAGATTTGTAGCAGGATCTATCGGTCCAACGAACAGAACGGCAAGCTTAAGTCCCGATGTAAACGATCCCGGTTACAGAGCGATTACGTTTGAGGAACTGAGAGTCGCTTACAAACAACAATGTGAAGCATTATTAGACGGAGGTTCAGATATCCT from Chryseobacterium camelliae includes these protein-coding regions:
- a CDS encoding ACT domain-containing protein, yielding MTTSDIINIYQNKALVNFEGKDFLGHIGVDSRIFRVLNDTGISVGVISQQAIENGISVLVDENDAEDAVRVLSEEFKNEKAKGAVSNIYSINNVAVIGFVSENYNKILSELQRNKIFPLLLNQIASAGRVNIVVTDNQTEIAKNIVETEIYGKPKVVHLALIGHGNVGGTLVEQILDSSHDILTRKRLQLKIVAIANSKKMALNKGGFGSDWRQKVNYSQTESSVEGLIDYAKEHHLENLVMVDNTASKDFVKHYDVFVDNGFDIVSSNKIYNTLPIASYRSLRKSLEKNKKQYLYETNVGAGLPLIDTIKLLHLSGENITRIKGVFSGTLSYVFNNFSLRNDKFSTIINEALEKGFTEPDPREDLSGNDVARKLLILARELDLINEFEDINIQNLVPESLLSVSKSEFLSRLEELDKEYQKIKDSQEPGHVLRYVGDLHGDLQKEKGELDVKLVSVPATSALGQLKGSDSIFEIYTESYGENPIVIMGAGAGAKVTARGVFGDILRLSEKK
- a CDS encoding O-succinylhomoserine sulfhydrylase, coding for MENFETFAIRTQTERTQFDEHSTPLYLTSSFIFQDAEDMRASFAEEKPKNLYSRFSNPNVTEFTDKITKMEGAEAGYAFATGMAAIYSTFATLLNAGDHIVSCQSVFGSTHTLFTKYFPKWNIETTYFKAEDAENVEKYIQPNTKILYLETPTNPAIEVLDLEFFGQIAKKHNLIFIVDNCFATPYLQQPIKYGADIVVHSATKLIDGQGRVLGGVAVGREDLIREIYLFARNTGPAMSPFNAWVLSKSLETLAIRVEKHCENALKVAEFLENHPNVELVKYPFLPSHPSYEIAKKQMKLGGNIVAFEIKGGIEGGRNFLDKIKMCSLSANLGDTRTIVTHPASTTHSKLSDDERNEVGITAGLVRCSVGLENVEDIIADLKQALD
- a CDS encoding homocysteine S-methyltransferase family protein gives rise to the protein MKNSEQLYKALSERILILDGAMGTMLQRYKFEEEDYHGERFKDWEHPVKGNNDLLSLTQPQAIEEVHRKYLEAGADIIETNTFSGTTIAMADYHMEDLVYELNYESAKIARKACDEYTAQNPDKPRFVAGSIGPTNRTASLSPDVNDPGYRAITFEELRVAYKQQCEALLDGGSDILLVETIFDTLNAKAALFAIDELQDERGIKIPIMVSGTITDASGRTLSGQTAEAFLISVSHLNLLSVGFNCALGANQLTPYLETLAHNSEFYISAYPNAGLPNAFGKYDETPEDMASQVKEYVEKGLINIIGGCCGTTPEHIKAIADLVAQYPPRKLKEFV
- a CDS encoding alpha/beta fold hydrolase is translated as MKTELNYINFTYQTDSLKEYNISLSYQLFGKDLFSAPIILVNHALTGNSNVSGENGWWKQLIGEDQVIDTNIYSVLCFNIPGNGYDDFFIDEYEDFTPSDIANIFLQGLEILHIKCLHAIIGGSLGGGVGWEMLAKNPHLAEIFIPIACDFKTHDWLHAQCLVQKFLLNHDDEPLQKARIHAMLCYRTPESLNDRFQNKYNQEKQRLESEDWLVYHGNSLNERFSLKSYKLMNHLLMNINADEKKLKKIQARMHLISVDTDLFFPASEIRMCFEKLKEKKENVFYHEIQSIHGHDAFLMEYKQLNNIIKPILKI